The segment GCACATACAGTTCTGTTTtcaaaattaaacttttcattGAAGGGAGGACCCCAATACATGCCTTCTGCCATGGTAATTTACCTACACATATCCTTTCATGTTAATCTGAACGAAACATTAGTTTTTAACACACACTTGACATAAGAATGGTATAtaactttgtaatttttattgtcTAACATActctttaatacatgtactgtaatttttacatgatcCATGAATTCACTTATTCTTTTGATCAGtgtatgtataattttaaaccatttgTTGCAATAGCAATGTAGATGGAACAAATAATCCTAAGGAAGCATGCAGAAGTGCACCAACTGCATATTGATTAATGTTAGTATTGCACTCTGCAAGGTACACTGGGTGAGGTGCAAACAAGTGGGTGGCAAGCATGCTCAAAACTCCAGCATCTCCTGCCTTGGATCATGAAATTTATTGCTCTTGTCTGCAAATTTAGATGTTGTTGGCATTTGAAACATTGATACCGCTGTATATTTACTTTATTACTGCTTAAACCAATAATCTACAGAATTCCCGAGTGTAGCATTACATAAATCACCATCTATAAAAGCTTGCATCTTCTTGTGCCGCTATATGAAATAATCATTCTGTGCAACAGAATTTATCCTTCCAGCCACTCCTTTCTGTATAAACTACTGACTTTTGTATCTTATAGTTTGTCTCAGTACTCAGACCAGATATTGAaaaccaattaaaaaatataaagccATTCGTTTAAGCCCATGCACAACAactgcttgaaaaaaaaaaatcatataaaaattcatGACAAACCTATTTGCATCATGTAGTATGGGAAACCTTCAGAAATCAACATCATATTCAAAAAACAATCAccgttttaaaatgttgatattaaatgtacaaaatatgacaatagaatgcatttcaaaaataaagattaaaattttcaaattatcccATGCAGTTACCAAACTCATGACTTGCAGTTCAGAAGCTAATGCCTTAACCAAAAGTGCATTATGCTGCTATAGACATCAAGATAATGAAAGAATAAATGCACAAagttacagtatatatatactactcatgtattgtttaattcaaattaaagtgCAATGTACGTCGCTATATGGAGGTGTTCAACGCCTCTTCAGGCATTCAATGACACAAATCAACCATCTAGTTTTGATATCCTTACCATTACAGTGGAGGGCAACCACTTCCAGTTTGTATCTGGTGTCGGGGGTGTTCTCGGGTAACTTGGGCGAGATGTTTATAAGGTTACCCTTGGTGTTATATAGCTTCAGAATGTCATCACTGTTCGCCTCAGCAGCTGCCCGAAATGTGTCtgtcaatataaacaaaaaaattccctGTATGTTTTCTTTGACAGACTATATAACATACATCTAGTAATTTTCACAATTATCTAATTTTTGCTTCTTTAGCGATTTTTTTCATATcgcaaattattgaaaacaGCAAATTATATCCTGCATAATTTTCTATAAGAAGCTTTTCAAAGCTCAAAAAATGACTGACACATATTTTCCCCATTTCTGCAAATTTTATGACACAATATAAATGTAATGGATATAAGGTATATATACTGGTggttatttcattttctttaggGATACTTTATTAAGATTAacatatgatttatttgaaattttgccAGACATGTTGCCAATGATCAAAGGCCAAGGGCAACATTTCTGTCTTCAGGTCCAACAAATCACATGTTGCCCTCATACCCAGTCAATAACTTTAttatgtattgtattgtatgggCCATATTCttcaatcaaaattaatgtTGTAAACCAAGTAAATTAATAGTGTATAGCTAGGTCATATACTTTAATAATGTTGAATTGGTTTTATCTATGAATTTTTGTGAATAACAACCAATGTTTTGGAGGGTCATATTCTAGGTTCATGAATCAACATGAATGGTTGCATAGTGGTACCCATAGTGAACTATACGTGATTTGTAAAGTCAGTTCCATGCATGCATCCTCATTTCTGGTGCAAGTACTTTAGCCTTGAActcttttgtttgtacaataTCAGAATCGTGAGACCTTTCTGATTGATCATGCTGTTACAGCTTGGAGGGTTTGAACATAAAAACCAATATTATGACTTTACTACAGCACACTCAAACACTTTAAATAACTATATACCTATGTCATTGTCATTTCTTTCAGACTCTAACAATCAATAATTTCTAAAGTCAATATTGACCTTATAAACTAAAATGAACATGTTCAAATACTGCGAGAGAGGCATACATGAACATTTGGAAAGGCATTAAAAACATCAATTACCTGAATAACTTTATAACCCAGCAAACTGCTTCATGACTGAGGCTAAATTTTGGTAACTATTTAAACTTGTTGAATATTGAATACTGGTACAAATGTCCCTGGCATATATGTACTATGAATATGACTACATTAATTTCCTTCAAATAGTCTGTTTATCAAATTACAAATCTCTCTTTTTCTCCCTTCATTTTTCAGCAAGTGTACGTAGTGGCTAGGAGTGAATTATATAGAAAACTtgaaacattattttctttgcaTTCCCTTAGAAATCATACAATAGTTACCTTCACTCCATTTAcaggaattatatttttttttttatcatggacAATGATTGAAACATAGAAGTACCAttaaacattgtcattttaaaaaactcagtttaaaaaacatgattttttattttatttaccttaAATTCATGATCTGATTCAAACAATTTTTCTGACTATCAAGCAATTGAAGCTTTATTTGTTATGCATCATTAAATGTCTAGAGAATTAATATCCTAGTTTTGAGAATTCTGTTGGTCTCTTCATTCACTACTTCATTAATTATATACCgtcataaaaaatcaataaatatgagtgatatatgtatatagataCTCTTATTTCATGGGGaaccaaaaaatgtttttctataaaattattATCTCCTCCACCGATGAAATGATTGACTGCGTTAATGACCCTACCTATTTCCTAAAGTGAAGTCAATACTATGCAGGGGAGATTTTTTCTCCCCCTTCGTTCTTCGCATTGATTATcaagatttggggggggggggggatctctCTAAGTTAGCTAAGATACCAAGGTTAAGACTGGGTGTCCTGAGGACTTGTACTGATTATAGTGTTTTCATAACCCCACAAGAAGCACTTATCAAGGACATTTTTCACTCCCCCCTGAATTAATTAAAGAACAAAAGATAGTGGATTACTGATCGTGTTTACCCGCACATCAAGCATTTGTCTGATTATGACATGCTACACTTGAAATAGAAAGAAATGTGCCCACCTCCAAGCCCCCCATCAATACATCAAGATCATATCAACAATACGATATCTTGGGAATCTTTAACATAGTACGACCCAAATGGATATAAAAAACTgttgttgttgggtttttttttattttagagttGAATGTAAAATAATCTCTACATttctaacaaaaaatattattatccctgcctttttttttttaaattatttatatagaGGACAACAGAAAtaagtaaaatcaaaacaatgttGAAAATTGCAATATGGGCTATCATCTATGTAAAAACAGTTTAACTgtgttaaaaaataagataatgaATAGgcttataatgaaaataaaatataggcccattttgaaaaatttgtggTAATAAATACCATATCATGCGTaacttatataaacattttttttctcttttccatTCAATTTGACACGAGCGTTATTTGTAAATCTTGCCCTCAGCTGTACACCCCAAAACAACGTTCCATTTGCGCGAAATTTGACAGCAAAAGATACGATTTTGACATGTTGGAATGTGTCTACGGTAATATCTTAGCTCGTACAGGTCACTGTcaacaaaaaatcaaaccagAAATATGCATTGACAGTGGTGTTCATTCTACGTGCACACTCTCCCTCATTTTGACAAGTGTACATAAATATACAGCTTACCACGCGAGAGCAATTTACCTTTCAATTCATCTGCCGTGTCGTCCGACCTGAATTCAGCCTGTTCGGGCTTTCCATCCACTGTAAAATATACAACCTTCGTTGCCATATTCCTGTGCAAAGTTAATATCAATCAGTGACGAGCATATCGATACACGGATGCTGCCGATCATCACATCTTACGAGAAAATGTACGTTGTCAGTGAAGGCTGTGAGTGTGAAGTGAAAGAGAACCGAACGGAGAGATAAAACCTAATCCGAATTTTCTCGCGACTGtgattatcatatttatttactttgaaagtTTTTATTCGTTTGTCAATaagattaaatataaaataaaatacttattaatttaaacttttaagtCGTCAATGTATACAGATATATcgataaagtttaaaaagatATGTTTTGTTTACGGAATCGAGATTTACAATTATCCCATTCCGCTCGATTGACGTCATATGATAATAAGAGCCTTTCTTGACATATATATGTGTGATgtacacagaaagtttttaaatgACCAGAGCCGTCGACAAATAGAGTATTTAATTGTGTTCAATATTTTCACGGTCTGTgtattgtatgaaatataatgaaaacGCGTACATTGTTCGAGCGGTTCAGTAAAAGGTAATgaaattgctgatataaaaatatgccAAAGATCACAGAATATCTTGAATTCTTTTCcttttaataaattaacaaGAGTTGGTTACTGatgcaaatatttacataatgaaAAGGAATTCTgctataaaaatttaaattgaaaatgaagGTCGAATTTATTGAATAAcctattttaattcaaaagccAAGTACGCGCGCATtcttataattttaaagaatatatatttgcCAGTAGGCCTATACTAAAATAATTTTGCCATGTTCAGAGGGCATCGGGAATAAGATATATTATAACGTAACGATCATAGAATAAACACATTAATGATTCAAAAGCAATacttgaaatattaataaaagtaaacTTTAACAGAAAATGGCAgaaatggtgtttttttttttaagtaataagCTGGTCAAACatttagattttttgttttgttttgttctggTTTTTTTCTTATCCCTCCCCTTTTGAAAATCCTGTTAGTTTTTAACTCATTTAATAGAAACCCCAGACATTTTGAACACATACCACACTTGTTCTGTTTTTAGCTACAATTATTCAGCCTTTCCATCTCTGGCTTCAGTCTCTTATTTGATATTATGTAAatactttcctttttttttcacatatctttacaaatgttaattatttctATATCAAGTACAACAATGTTATTTCATTTCAGGTGCACCCTTTCCTCTCTTCATACCGTTTACCTATCTGATTTCTCTTCTTAGTTCTTATCAATGAATGTTGTACAAAATGTTCATGAGAAagaagatttatatttttttgttctcaAATTTCAAAACTATCTCATGATTATCAAATATGTTGATATCTTTATGTATTGTTTGTATtactgttaataaaaaaaaatattaataaaagtaataataattgattttaaacaaattatatattttgaatcaGTACGTATAAGTATATATAGAGCCCTAGTTATAGCATATAGTTACTTTTATGACTAAACTATAAAGTAACACTAGAGGATAGATATATCTGCTTAAGGTTATAGGTAGGAAATAATGAAGACGTACATTAAAGTCTTCTTTGTctgaaaaaaagcaacaaaataaaaatgatacaaaCCATTCAAATATAGGATATAGAGTTCAACTTAGTATACGACAGATCGATTTTAATATTATACCGCTCTATTATCccactattttttatttcatttgcaatttaaactaattcaagtAAATTTCAAAGCAGaaaccaattttaaaatcatatcataACTAAAATGTCGTTTATAGCACAGTGAAGCACATGCAGTTCGAGTCAtaattttcagtaaaaaaacaaattattgatgttaaaaaaattacttgttTTATTTCCAACCCCGAACGAATAGGAAACTTAgattgcaggcacgtagcatcgtttttgaaagtgggaggggggggggcagattcatccaaaaaatcttgacaagcaaaaaaaaaaaaaaagaaaatttaaagtttcccaaaatcttcaaaatcctaatccggggggggggggggggggggggggggggctggcgtttTATGTATCTTCactttcactcctcatttccttcttttcatatcaattttttttacatactcccaaaaaaagtgagggggggggggcaactccacgTGCCTGGATTGAATGTAATCCAACTGTGATATAGAGATACTGTATGagtttcaaacaaaatgatacACTGCATGCATTAACACATACATGTTTTTTGTTACTGAATGATAAAAGATATGTACGAGGGAGAGGTAGCTATATATAGACATTCAgtagtatactagtatatatatatgagatcTATGATTGATCATTCATACCTTAAAGATGGACTTTTATACTCTATGCACCCATCCCTCTTGACTTGTAAAAATGGTTTTACTtcaatgtattatttatattgaattaaaacaaatcGAATGTTTTCCAAGACCGACTGTCTACTTGAATACATGTCTTTGAAAATATTCGATGTATGAAATATTGCGTATCTCGTATctcttaaaataaaatcagaaataattttattaaaactatTACAGGAAATATGAATGTACATCGGATGCCCACACGAATCTTTCATATTTCGTTGGTTTATCTTACGTGTGTGTTGTGAGGGAATGCTTTCTTTTGATTTCTGTTTTGCTTGGTATTTATTctcttcattttttatcccccccccctcggtgtttttttttttggggggggggggtgatggaGTCTAGGGGTCCGACGGAAGTTGTttttagtggggggggggggggtacaagGCCTATTTACACTTACTTAACTACATTCATTTAATAAGGAAAGACACCCCCCACCCCATCCGAACTCCCTGTTTCGAGTATGTTTGTCTTTCTTctttatgtatgtatatacacGTGAAAGTTGCGATGCTCAATCTAAAGAATTAAAGTTTATACACATGCCCAGTGAATTTGATCAATACCGTGAGCTGACTACAGTACCTGATTAACTAAGTTAAGTACTAAATTAAgcatttttgatacatatgtATCTAGCGTTTTAACTATGGCTCCGAAATATGGGGTTTTCATTCTGGTGATGAAATAGAACGAGTTCACACAAActtttgtaaaagaattttgaaagttaaaagatGTTCGTCAAACTTCATGGTTTGTTCAGATAGTCGTCTACCCATGAGTATTATTCGTAAATTGCGCATCATTAAGTAttggttgaaattgattaaaacagAAATTGTATATCACGCAATATTTATGAAGAATTGGTTTCACAATTGATACCAAATACATGGTGTTTTAATGCCAGAGAATTATTAGTATCACTGGGTATGCATGAAGTATGGCTTTCACAGAGTGTGGCTGACactaatattttctttaatattgtaAAGCAGAGGTTGTCTGATGTTTTTATACAGGAAAGAGGTGCATTTTCCGAGTCTTTctctaaatgtttattgtacaagtaTCTGCCGGACACTTTTTCCTTACAATTTTATTTGCGTCAGATCGATGCGCATCTGCAATTGTTGTAATTTAGGTGAAGTCgaggatgaattccattttataCTTATCTgtcctttttataaaaatgtctacgcgtattgtatttaaaaaaatattactggaCTCGTCCTTCAATGTTTAAGTTAGTTCAACTCCTCGCCATTCATAATCGCAAGCAATTGTGCCATCTCGCAATGTATCTGCGTGAGGCTGGTAAAAAACGGGAATATCATGATTAGACTATTCGTATATCCAATTAATGTATTAccatttttattatcatttacataactttttgatttattgattaataGGGTCTCTCCTCCTATGAATGTGCATTTATGAATAATAGTTTTCTTTGTAGAATATTGCATAACATTATTACTAGTAGTAACGTGTGCTTTTGCTTAGATAGAGTGTATGGatatgtttataattacatgtatgtacatacatgtatgttacaactgcttatattattattatgaattataattcatatgaattttagcaaataaacatattgaaacggtaaaaaaaacatgtatataattatgatctatttaaataataaatttccaCTATGGATATTTTCTCTTAGGTAACCTTTATGTAAGCATTGATAATGCCACATGATTAGCGCTAATAAATAACCAGGTGTCCCACTGTTAAGCAGAATGCAAGGATTATCGCTCTTTGAAAAAACAAACGTAATCTGCTTAGAAGTAATCGCATGAGTTATCTGTTTGTAACATTACAGTCTTAGAATTAAAACAATTCCAAACGGTATCCTAGATACTAAGCTaacttttgtttgaaattgtgTGTAGATATTAccgaaaagaaaagaaaatccaAAAAGGGTTTTTCGATGTTCTTATATGTTTGAACttattttttactatttgggttttctttaaaattccacTCCTCTGACCTAATTCGTTCTAACTTAAATGTATGTATATCTACTTTTTAGTTtcaatgtttgttttcaatatgaaaattCTATATTTTCCAACAAATATAACCATGGAAAGTAAGTATTTTGTTGAATGGagattttcagatttttagcAGACTTTGAAAAAGacagtctgattaaaataaaacattccaCTAGTTCCTTTATTTTGATGGTCGCGTGGACCAAAAATAAAGGAGCTAGTGgaatgtttgattttaatcagactgtgaaaaagataatttaaacataaaacgacgaagcattgtatttataattgaaaaaacCATCGTAGTAAGTAAGTGAGTAAGTAAATCATTTCAATTAAACCGATGCAAATTGAAAAATAACCTTTATTGTCACACCCGGCCCATTGGACCTATATGACATTAgaattttaatacatatttaaaagtCAGCGTGAAAGTTTGGTTTGTCTTATCCTGTaagcttaaaaatatgaattgagCACATTGTTGAGGAAAGTTACAAAGTAGTGTTTTACcggtaaataaatcatttacgGAGCCTAAAGTGGTATCTAAAAGAGAGTTGCGCAAGTCGTTATATGATGAGCACTTTAAAAGGAAGTGTTCTGCAGTTTTAATTTCGTTTAAATCACGAAAGATGCAGATTCTGTCATCGGAGTGGTTCACCACGAAACCGCCAAGTCTCCACGCAAAAGGAATATCCCACATCCAAGTTGCGCCATAGTGGAACTcatggtttttttgttgttgttgttttgttttttttgttttttgtttttttttttgggggggggggggtttagtggggtttttttttttggaatgtcCATcagtacataatttttttagtgGAAAGTGTCATTTCAGATGGTTAAGATTTTATATGAAAGAGGgttcaggaaaaaaaaacatttaaatgccgcaatgtgaaaaatgttttgcataaagtaataaaaaagtaacaaatGAGAAGGGCGTTGACATCAAATCTTTATGCTGcattcaaatacattgtatactataagaaagaaataaattaagttgtaaaaaaaatcaatcacatTCATGAGATCGTTTCTCTTTTCGTACAAGAATAATTGCATAATGTTAAACAAGCAAGAGGCCCATGTACCACATTGCTAACCTGACCAGCAATAGCCACAATAAAACCggctttatggagtcatatatACAAGATATCtggacaatatttttaaaaggaataaggaatcattctttgggtaTTATGCGGTGATatttttggtcggggcgtgatcaaatccaataaagcctgaagggctttatgagagatttgatcacgccccaataaatttgaataataaatttaaGTAAACTTCGCTGGCGCCCCAATTATACGCCATTTGAAGttattggactgtatagtacaCAACCAATTCGTAGTATTATCACAGgaaaaacactgaaaaatgtacatataatagaatagataaataatcattttctttctctggatttcttatttatttaagtcccttttgtaaaaaaaaaaaaaaaaaaaaaaaaaagtaatattatATACTGAGCATCGCAGTTCtcaagaaattttaaatataaaacctAAATCAAACTTCGAACCTCTTCGTGGGCCCAATAATTGCCCAGGAACAACTGTCTAAACGATTAAGAATCATCAATATATGTCAAGATGCTATTataatatatactatatatcataccgttttatttttgtaacacattttttttaatttcctttgtaaaattggacacTCTTCCcaatggccccaccctacccccgaaaTTCACGATtttgacaaacttgaatctacgtTATTCGAAGTTACTTTCAATAGAGCGAAAGCTCTCCTGTATGGTTAATTGGCTTTTAgcagaatattttaaaagcccCACCCCTCCCCTCCTTCCGAGAAAATGTGATTTTGACAAACTTGAGTCTACACTACTAGTATCCAAGGATGCTTCCGCAAAAGTTTTTgcttttctgaccaaatggtttttttttttagaaaaactttgaaaaatacaaacaaatttttaatacaaGAGGACGTGGCCAATCATTTTCACAAACTCGAACTGCATTCCCCAGTGATGTTTTGTGCAAGTTTGGTTGAATTCGGTCGAGTGGTTCTGGGGTAGAAGTCGGAagtgtataaaaaaaagtctacggacagacagacaccgGACAAAAGTAATCAGAAAAGCTCGCTTGAGCTTTCAACCCAGTTGAGCTAAAAGCCAAAAACAACTCAGATGATGCACTTTTAACGTAGACACTTGTCTGTCgctaaaacatttctttttaatgCATTAGGAATTTCATACTTTTAATAGGTAAACAAATTCCTGAGAGTACTATAATAGTCATATACCAATATTATTAAAGTAgagaaaattattcatttagAAATTATTGTTAACTTTAAGTGCCTGTGGTTTATAAATACATTCGTAGTTTTCATCTCTGCAAGTCCATAGTTACTTTATTTTGACTGGTTCCCCTGTGTAGAAACTATCATGTTCAACCGCTATCACAGGTAATCGTATCTTAACATATCAGTAATATCCTTTATTCCAACctatacaaaaaaaactttgatttttcattggttgaatgaaaatcataaaaatcactGAAAACGGAAATAATTCGTTGATTTCACTGAGTTGGACTACTGTTAGAATGTATCTGAAATACCAGATTTACCTTGGGTTTCTGATGAATCGAAAACCACATGTTTCGATTAGCATAGGTTCTATATCATGGCAGCTACACGTCatacaaaatttagaaattaaaaaaccaAGTTTCTCATTGCCTGACCATTATGATTAACAAAAGTCCATACATACAAATACTGCATATGCATATGCATATACGCTGCCGAAGCCTCAAAACACGAGTATTGTCAGTTATAGAAAAGTAAAAAGCAAAATAACAGTTAGGTTATGGAATTGGACCGTTTTTTGATTCCTGACATTTGCCCTCTGTCCAGACtttgaacatatttcatttcCCTGTAAGCTTCATCTAACAAATCATCATCCTTCCCTGACGAACTTTCATATTCCGACTCAGAAATTCTGTGCCCTTTTTTCCGTTTATCAGTGACGTTGCTTTCCCGcctttctttctctcttcctAGATCATAATCACTCTCCGATTCTGAATCGGAATGACAATGCCGCGTATTTTTTCTTATTGCCGATTTTGACGTCACTTCCTCTTCCCCCTCGGAATTGGACACATCTGCTTCCGCTCCCTCTTGAAGCGTCGGAAGCAGATTGGTCGGACCAGCAGAAAGTTTCCTTGAGTCTACTTCGTCAACTAATATGGTTTCTTGGGAATTGTCAGgaatatttatttcatcatcTGGTATATCCCATTTTACACTTTTGGGCGACATAGGATCGCCAAAACTAGATCTGCTTATGCCACTATATCTACGTTCTTCACTTTTAACATCCAGACTTTCATTCGTAGAATTCTGAATGTCCTCCATCTCCATCGAAACTTTGTTATGTTTTATCTTCAGGTCCGGTAGTTTAAACTTGGACTTCTTCTCTTTCTCTTCATCTGGAGTTTTTTCAACGTCGGACACACCATTACTGCGTAACTCTAAATTGTGTTTTTGCAGTAATTTGGAGAAGTCTCTCTTAGAGAGTTTCTCTGCGACACTATGAGCTCTCTTACTTCGGGACGAACCGACGTGTCCGTTTGGAGATGAGGATGGAACAAATGTTGATTTTCGTCTCATTTTGCTATTTTGTGCAAGTTTTACGATATTTAGCAGAGATGGCTTTTCCGATTTGCCCATTTTTAGCAGTTCCGTTATTTTTGTCCACCTTGCTTGGCGGTATTTCCGTTTCCGTTGCTTTAATTTAGAACGCGATTGCGCATGCGTGTAGTACAATGTGAAGTTTTGAACAATGGCGGGAACCGAAAGAGCAATGACTAGGACACCACTGATGGCACACATAGAACCGACGGTGTATCCAAGACCCGTACTCGGGGTCATGTCACCGTACCCGACGGTTGTCATGGTGATAAGAGCCCACCAAAAGGCGAGTGGAATGTGTTCAAAATCAGACTTTTCGTCAGAGAAAATTTCCATGTAATACACTAAGCACGCAAATATGACCACCCCAAGGATTACAACAAGCAGGAGCAAAAACAGTTCATTTGTACTTGCTTTCATTGTGTACATCAGTACTTTCAGTGCCATAAAATGCTTCATAAGAATGAATATTCGAAATATTCGCAATACGCGTAAAGCAATCAGCAATCGAACGAGATCGAAGATTTCGATCGGGTTCGGATGGGTAAAGACAGCAGTCACGGCAACATAGTAAGGAATCAAACAACAAAACTCGATCAACGTAAACGGGGTAATCAGGAAGCGCCTTTTGTACGGAGCTGCGATGAACTTAATCACCAGCTCACACAAgaagaaaatgttacacatgttGTCAACGATGAGTAATATCGAAAGGGGCGTGGTTTTACTGAAGATGTTGATTTCATCCTTTAGCTCTTCACTAGT is part of the Magallana gigas chromosome 3, xbMagGiga1.1, whole genome shotgun sequence genome and harbors:
- the LOC105321831 gene encoding potassium voltage-gated channel protein Shaw translates to MSKPVENHQTKELSDDDDDETNDETDEEGDIHDNPEDIITLNIGGVRHETRIQTLRKLTRKTTRLSEVADIAEKTGKREFYFDRQPDFFPYILNFYRQGKLHLPLNLCGMILRDELKYWMIDDKDIEQCCWVHYIKYEETHEMLDMFDRDEKHNRLATKRIKADASRFERIRPKLWRFLQDPYSSRGATVYAVISLLVVILSISVLMIETLPYFGSIYAHSKSDRRNFTSEELKDEINIFSKTTPLSILLIVDNMCNIFFLCELVIKFIAAPYKRRFLITPFTLIEFCCLIPYYVAVTAVFTHPNPIEIFDLVRLLIALRVLRIFRIFILMKHFMALKVLMYTMKASTNELFLLLLVVILGVVIFACLVYYMEIFSDEKSDFEHIPLAFWWALITMTTVGYGDMTPSTGLGYTVGSMCAISGVLVIALSVPAIVQNFTLYYTHAQSRSKLKQRKRKYRQARWTKITELLKMGKSEKPSLLNIVKLAQNSKMRRKSTFVPSSSPNGHVGSSRSKRAHSVAEKLSKRDFSKLLQKHNLELRSNGVSDVEKTPDEEKEKKSKFKLPDLKIKHNKVSMEMEDIQNSTNESLDVKSEERRYSGISRSSFGDPMSPKSVKWDIPDDEINIPDNSQETILVDEVDSRKLSAGPTNLLPTLQEGAEADVSNSEGEEEVTSKSAIRKNTRHCHSDSESESDYDLGREKERRESNVTDKRKKGHRISESEYESSSGKDDDLLDEAYREMKYVQSLDRGQMSGIKKRSNSIT